A window of Fodinibius salinus contains these coding sequences:
- a CDS encoding 6-pyruvoyl trahydropterin synthase family protein has translation MVFVTRKAHFNAAHRLHNPDKSDQWNKEKFGKCNHENWHGHNYIIKVTVAGIPDSESGYVIDLSELKDIIQLHIIEKCDHKNLNLDVDFLDGIMPSTENLVKAFFEQIEIPIREATDENGFLYEVELEETERNSAKYCPYLLDKEVPVKS, from the coding sequence TTGGTTTTCGTCACACGTAAAGCACATTTTAACGCTGCACACCGGTTACATAACCCAGATAAATCAGATCAATGGAATAAGGAAAAATTTGGGAAGTGCAATCATGAAAATTGGCACGGACATAATTATATTATAAAAGTGACCGTTGCCGGCATTCCTGATTCTGAAAGCGGTTATGTTATTGATCTTTCTGAACTGAAAGATATTATTCAATTACACATTATTGAAAAATGTGATCATAAAAATTTAAACCTGGACGTTGACTTTCTAGACGGTATTATGCCCTCAACAGAAAACCTGGTTAAAGCTTTTTTTGAACAGATAGAAATACCCATCCGGGAAGCAACGGATGAGAATGGTTTTTTGTACGAAGTAGAACTAGAAGAAACCGAACGAAATTCAGCAAAATATTGTCCATATCTTTTGGACAAAGAAGTTCCTGTAAAAAGTTAA
- a CDS encoding TonB-dependent receptor, translating to MCLSITSVLYAQQGTIRGTVTDAADGEPLVGVNILVKGTSNGASTDLDGKFDIKVPSGTYDLRLSYISYESMTVRDIDVAPGEVTVVDNIQLQTATEHMEEVVVSAESINISEAALLTKKKNSPNFLDGISSETITQTGASDAADALKKVTGVSIQGGKYVYVRGLGDRYTKTMLNSVEIPSLDPTKNSLQVDIFPTSLIQNMVINKTATAELPADFTGGIVNIETIDFPEKPIFNVSASTNYNPAMHFNNNFLTNSGSKTDFLGFDSGARALPELAKENQNDIPTPISGASDDQVYNFVNSFNSKLGPTKSTNAMDYTLGLSLGNQFDVGSENKLGYVFSGTYKHSSNHFNNYSFGEYQVPSDPGQTELVRANTQNGKVSEKNVLLGGLAGIAFKTARSKYKLTGMHLQNGERKATNFLINNSESAPGQSGYLGDSHNLEYGERSITNAMLNGTHYFKDGKWEIDWRLSPTLSEMKDPDVRNVTYTLSGQEPNPNYVFNAGAGGYPSRLWRSMDETNLVGRVNISKEYKLLGETATFKFGGSHVYKQRDYEILSYDMAFFGNQPNWTGDPSEILVDENIYGGGSNGVIYYQSGNIEPNPNAYSSNVQKSSFYISNEFSLSQNIKADVGVRAEKYVQRHTGRSVRFAQGDQNARNLDDAKVLDALDFFPSANVTYSLSKDMNFRFSYSKTIARPSFRELSFAQILDPISNRRFNGGLFQIGCDTNGQNCTWDGNLTETRIQNFDFRWEQFFSRNQMLSVSAFYKLFKDPIELVRLRNSPTTSEYQPRNVGNGQVFGAELEIRKSLEFISSAFENIGFNGNVTVVKSQIKMTEDEFQARKDYQRQGQNVDDQRQMAGQAPYIINAGLTYENPEIGFDTGLFYNVKGETLVLVGGGIFPDVYSDPFHSLRFNLNKSFGAASVSLNISNILSEKREEMYQGFRAEDQVYSRFNPGRNVSLGFKYSF from the coding sequence ATGTGCCTTAGCATAACCAGTGTGTTATATGCTCAACAAGGCACTATTCGCGGAACGGTAACCGACGCTGCAGATGGAGAACCGCTTGTCGGTGTTAATATACTTGTTAAAGGTACCTCGAATGGTGCAAGTACCGATCTGGATGGGAAGTTTGATATAAAAGTTCCCTCAGGTACGTACGATCTTCGTCTTTCTTATATTTCCTATGAATCGATGACGGTAAGGGATATTGACGTTGCTCCGGGAGAAGTAACCGTAGTAGATAATATCCAACTGCAGACAGCGACAGAACATATGGAGGAAGTTGTTGTCTCTGCCGAATCGATCAACATTTCGGAAGCGGCTTTACTGACAAAGAAGAAAAACTCACCTAATTTCTTGGATGGAATTTCTTCTGAAACAATTACCCAAACGGGTGCTTCAGATGCTGCTGATGCCCTTAAAAAAGTAACAGGTGTTTCTATACAGGGTGGCAAATATGTATATGTACGAGGGTTAGGAGACCGATATACCAAAACAATGCTGAATTCTGTTGAAATCCCGAGTTTAGATCCTACAAAAAACAGCCTGCAGGTAGATATTTTTCCCACCAGTTTGATACAAAATATGGTAATTAACAAAACAGCCACTGCAGAATTACCAGCTGATTTTACGGGGGGTATTGTAAATATCGAAACGATTGATTTTCCCGAGAAACCAATATTTAATGTTTCGGCCAGTACTAATTATAATCCCGCAATGCATTTTAATAACAATTTTTTGACGAACAGCGGAAGTAAAACTGATTTTTTGGGTTTTGACAGCGGGGCACGGGCATTACCTGAACTTGCCAAAGAAAATCAGAATGATATTCCTACTCCTATCAGCGGAGCTTCTGATGATCAGGTGTACAACTTTGTAAACAGTTTTAATTCTAAACTGGGACCCACAAAATCAACCAATGCTATGGACTATACCTTGGGGTTATCATTGGGTAATCAATTTGATGTGGGCAGTGAGAACAAGCTCGGCTATGTATTTTCTGGTACTTACAAACATTCAAGTAATCATTTCAATAATTACAGTTTTGGTGAGTATCAAGTACCTTCTGATCCTGGGCAAACAGAGTTAGTAAGAGCAAATACGCAGAATGGCAAAGTTTCAGAAAAAAATGTGCTTTTGGGAGGATTAGCGGGTATCGCCTTTAAAACTGCCAGATCCAAATATAAATTAACTGGTATGCACTTACAGAACGGTGAGCGAAAAGCTACAAATTTTCTTATTAATAATAGTGAAAGTGCACCCGGGCAATCAGGATATTTGGGTGATTCGCATAATCTGGAATACGGTGAGCGAAGTATTACCAATGCAATGTTAAATGGCACCCACTATTTTAAGGATGGGAAATGGGAAATTGACTGGCGGTTGTCTCCAACGCTTTCCGAAATGAAGGATCCTGATGTACGAAATGTAACTTATACGCTGAGTGGGCAGGAGCCTAATCCCAATTACGTTTTTAACGCCGGAGCAGGGGGATACCCAAGCAGGCTTTGGAGATCTATGGATGAAACAAATTTGGTAGGACGTGTTAACATTAGTAAAGAGTATAAATTACTGGGAGAGACTGCCACATTTAAGTTTGGTGGAAGCCATGTATACAAGCAGCGTGATTATGAAATCCTCTCTTATGATATGGCGTTTTTTGGTAACCAGCCCAATTGGACAGGTGATCCCTCAGAGATACTGGTGGATGAAAATATTTACGGCGGAGGCAGTAATGGTGTAATATATTATCAGTCCGGTAACATTGAGCCCAACCCCAATGCCTACAGCTCAAATGTGCAAAAGTCATCATTCTATATTTCAAACGAATTCAGTCTATCCCAAAATATAAAAGCCGATGTAGGTGTTCGGGCCGAAAAATATGTGCAGCGTCATACCGGTCGATCAGTTAGATTTGCACAAGGTGATCAGAATGCAAGAAATCTGGATGATGCTAAAGTGCTGGATGCACTTGATTTTTTCCCGTCTGCCAATGTCACCTATTCGTTATCCAAAGATATGAACTTTCGATTTTCGTACTCAAAGACGATTGCTCGCCCTTCTTTTCGAGAATTATCTTTTGCACAAATTCTGGATCCTATTTCTAATCGGAGGTTTAATGGAGGACTATTTCAAATTGGCTGTGATACGAACGGGCAAAATTGTACTTGGGATGGAAACCTGACGGAAACACGTATTCAAAATTTTGACTTCCGCTGGGAACAATTCTTTAGTCGCAACCAGATGTTGTCTGTCAGTGCTTTTTACAAATTATTCAAGGATCCCATCGAACTTGTTCGGTTACGAAATTCACCGACTACCAGTGAATATCAGCCGCGAAATGTCGGCAATGGCCAGGTATTTGGAGCTGAACTGGAGATTCGAAAATCATTAGAATTTATTTCTTCTGCATTTGAAAATATCGGCTTTAACGGTAATGTAACTGTTGTGAAGTCACAAATTAAAATGACTGAGGATGAGTTTCAGGCTAGAAAAGATTATCAGCGGCAGGGACAAAATGTAGATGATCAGCGCCAAATGGCTGGTCAGGCACCCTATATCATCAACGCAGGGTTGACTTATGAAAATCCTGAAATTGGTTTTGATACGGGGTTGTTTTACAATGTGAAAGGAGAAACACTCGTGCTTGTGGGGGGAGGTATTTTTCCTGATGTGTATTCTGATCCTTTTCACAGTCTGCGGTTTAATCTGAATAAGTCGTTTGGGGCTGCATCTGTAAGCCTCAATATCTCTAATATTCTCAGTGAAAAAAGAGAAGAAATGTATCAGGGATTCCGTGCCGAGGATCAGGTGTACAGCCGGTTTAATCCCGGCCGAAATGTTAGTTTGGGATTTAAGTATTCATTTTAA